A portion of the Rhinolophus sinicus isolate RSC01 linkage group LG03, ASM3656204v1, whole genome shotgun sequence genome contains these proteins:
- the CFL2 gene encoding cofilin-2 isoform X2: MASGVTVNDEVIKVFNDMKVRKSSTQEEIKKRKKAVLFCLSDDKRQIIVEEAKQILVGDIGDTVEDPYTAFVKLLPLNDCRYALYDATYETKESKKEDLVFIFWAPESAPLKSKMIYASSKDAIKKKFTGIKHEWQVNGLDDIKDRSTLGEKLGGNVVVSLEGKPL, translated from the exons ATG GCTTCTGGAGTTACAGTGAATGATGAAGTCATCAAAGTGTTTAATGATATGAAAGTAAGGAAATCATCTACACAAgaggagataaaaaaaagaaagaaagcagttcTCTTCTGTTTAAGCGAtgacaaaagacaaataattgtAGAGGAAGCCAAGCAGATCTTGGTGGGTGACATTGGTGATACTGTAGAAGACCCCTACACAGCTTTTGTGAAGTTGCTACCTCTGAATGATTGCCGATATGCTTTGTACGATGCCACATACGAAACAAAAGAGTCTAAGAAAGAAGACCTAGTATTTATATTCTG GGCTCCTGAAAGTGCACCTTTAAAAAGCAAGATGATTTATGCTAGCTCTAAAgatgccattaaaaagaaatttacag gtattAAACATGAGTGGCAAGTAAATGGCTTGGATGACATAAAGGACCGTTCGACACTTGGAGAGAAATTGGGAGGCAACGTAGTAGTTTCACTTGAAGGAAAACCCTTATAA
- the CFL2 gene encoding cofilin-2 isoform X1 — protein MKVRKSSTQEEIKKRKKAVLFCLSDDKRQIIVEEAKQILVGDIGDTVEDPYTAFVKLLPLNDCRYALYDATYETKESKKEDLVFIFWAPESAPLKSKMIYASSKDAIKKKFTGIKHEWQVNGLDDIKDRSTLGEKLGGNVVVSLEGKPL, from the exons ATGAAAGTAAGGAAATCATCTACACAAgaggagataaaaaaaagaaagaaagcagttcTCTTCTGTTTAAGCGAtgacaaaagacaaataattgtAGAGGAAGCCAAGCAGATCTTGGTGGGTGACATTGGTGATACTGTAGAAGACCCCTACACAGCTTTTGTGAAGTTGCTACCTCTGAATGATTGCCGATATGCTTTGTACGATGCCACATACGAAACAAAAGAGTCTAAGAAAGAAGACCTAGTATTTATATTCTG GGCTCCTGAAAGTGCACCTTTAAAAAGCAAGATGATTTATGCTAGCTCTAAAgatgccattaaaaagaaatttacag gtattAAACATGAGTGGCAAGTAAATGGCTTGGATGACATAAAGGACCGTTCGACACTTGGAGAGAAATTGGGAGGCAACGTAGTAGTTTCACTTGAAGGAAAACCCTTATAA